The Nitrososphaerota archaeon DNA window ACCTGTTGCATTTTTTTGTGCACCATTTAGTTTTATTTGTGGAATTCATTCATATATTAGAGTTATAAGAAATATAAGAAAGAATCCGGAATTTATTCATAAACTTTTAACATGGGCCATTGACGAGGTTCTTGTGCCCTATTTACAACTTTTAAAGAAAGAGACTGGAGCTAGTTATGCTGTAGGTGCAGATGCATGGGCTGCGATACCAAATGTAAATAAAGAAATACTTGAAAATTTTGTTTTTCCTTATAATAGAATAATGAAAGAAAAAGCAAAAAAGAAAGGGATTAAAGTAATAATTGCGGGTTCTGCAGATTATGGTGAGAACGATCCTGAAAAGTTTGATCCTGAGCTTATGAAATGGTGTTGGTATCATGGAAGTAAAGAACTATTTGGAAGGCCAGGAATATTCGGTGGGCATGAATTATGGCCCATAAATGTAATTAAAGAATATATAAAAGAGAATACATCTATGTTTTGGAAACCACTTATTGTAACATCTTGTAGTGCTAGTTTTATAAGAGATTCTTCTCCTTATGAAATTGCAAATTATGTAAAAAGAATAATAGATAGTCTTGGTAGAGATGGTCATCTTAGCTTCTTCCTTGCTCAAGTTCCAGCAGATACTCCTCCAATAAATGTACATTCTTTTGTAAAAGCTTCAAAAACTTATGGAAAATATCCAATAATTGAAAATCTTAATGAAATTGAATTTAAACTTCCAGAATTTAAATCATATGAAGAATGGTATAAAGAAGAAGCTTCTAAAGGAAGAATTATTGAATATTAATAACTTCTTTATTATTTTTTATTTATATAAATTAAATATTTAAAGAATATTTAAGGAAATAATATGAATAGAAAATGAAATTATATCTAAAGTAACAAATAGAGGATTATTTAAACTATTAAAAAAGGGAGAAAAACATATAATTTCTTAAAGGAAAATTCATAAGAATTGATATTCTAATGAATAAAAGTTTATAAATTGCAATATAAAATTTCATTATAGTGTATATATTAAAGGTTTAGTAAAAGAAAATGTATAGTATTAATATAATAAGTATTAATGAAAGAGATCGCATGCTAGCTGAATATCCAAGTCAAATTCTATACGAAGAAAGGGCAGACATATATGGTGTTTGTATAAAACTTTTAACAGATTTAAATTGGGTAGATGAAAATTGGAGAAGAAATTTTTATGCAATGTCTGAAAGAATTAGAAGTCATGCAAGAATTTATGTAACTGAAAGTGATAAATATCCTAAAAATAGTGTTTATTATGATCCATTTACTAAAACGGCTTTTCTTTTTAATTTTGATTATTATGGTTGGATAAAATCAATAGCATTAAGTTTAGCTAGTGATTTATTGGAAGATGAACATGGTATAAACTCTGTACATGGAGCA harbors:
- a CDS encoding uroporphyrinogen decarboxylase family protein, with the protein product MSFVPPSKIDMVKGFLYAKGLRFIKLNSTSRVVAASIGKPDYVPVIWAQIHEHALTIAKADPERFFYKDGRYCVAVQYTVLKWYGFEQCSGASDVYNYEVEALGGKLLKSKKHMPSIDQNDPLIKNPEDIDKVKTPIQRDWGRVQYVIDIIEANAEFTKSPPVAFFCAPFSFICGIHSYIRVIRNIRKNPEFIHKLLTWAIDEVLVPYLQLLKKETGASYAVGADAWAAIPNVNKEILENFVFPYNRIMKEKAKKKGIKVIIAGSADYGENDPEKFDPELMKWCWYHGSKELFGRPGIFGGHELWPINVIKEYIKENTSMFWKPLIVTSCSASFIRDSSPYEIANYVKRIIDSLGRDGHLSFFLAQVPADTPPINVHSFVKASKTYGKYPIIENLNEIEFKLPEFKSYEEWYKEEASKGRIIEY